The region GGATCGAGCCCGTAGGCCGCCGGATCGGCGAGCCGCTGGGCCAGATCGGCCATGTTGAGCGTTCCCGTCGTGGCGTAGATCCCGCCGACGCCCAGCAGAAAGACGGCGCTGGCCAGCAGGTTGAGCGTGACGTACCAGAACGCGGCGCGGGTGTGTTGGGGTCCGCCGCTGTAGGCGACGAAGACGTAGCTCGCCATCAACATTACTTCGAACCAGACGAACAGGTTGAACAGATCGCCGGTGAGGAAGGCCCCCGTCACGCCCAGCGCCAGGAAGTGAAAGAGCGGGAAGTAGTAGCTGCGGCCCTCGCCGCCCGGGAGGTGGCGGGTCGAGAAGACCAGCGACGCGACCCCGAGGATCGCGACCATGGTCAGCATGAACGCCGACAGCCCGTCCGCGACCAGCGTGATGCCGAAGGGGGCCGGCCAGTCGCCGACCTGGTAGGTCGCGATCCCCGGCGCGTCGGGCGCGAGAACGACGTACCAGTCGATGGCCGCCACCGCGCCCGCGTAGGCCAGGCCGGCCGCGAGGCTCACGGCCGCCCGCGTTCGCGGTCGCCGGCCGAGCAACAGCGTGACGGCGGCCGCGACGAGCACGATCAGCATCGGCGCGATCACCAGCTGCGATTCCGTTCCGATCGGTACTGCCGTCATTCGTGATCACCCAGGTCCGTCACGTCCAGCGTGTCGTGTTCCTCGTAGACCCGATACGACAAGACGAGCGCGAACGCGGTCATTCCGAAGCCGATAACGATCGCGGTCAGGACCAGCGCCTGGACCAGCGGGTCGGCGGTCTCCGGGACGTGATCGCCGTGACCGGCCAGCACCGGCACCGATTCGGCGGTCGCCGGTGCGATCCCGCCCATGGCCAGCAGGTAAACGTTCGCCGCCTGGCTGATGATCGCCAGGCCCCAGACGACGCGGATAAGGTCCCGCCGGAGGAGCAGGAAGGTCCCGAGGGCGAACAGCGCGCCGACCGCGGCCGCGAGGACGATCGCCGTCATTCGGCACCCACCACCGAGAGGATCGTCAGCAGGCCGCCGACGACGACGCAGTAGACGCCGAAGTCGAAGGCAAGCGCGCTCGCGACCTCGAGGTGGTCGTAGATCGGGAGTCCCTCGAGGATGACGAACGTCTGGGAGAGGAACGGTCGGTCGAAGACCAGCGGTGCGAGCCCGCTGGCGACCGCGATCGCGAACCCGTAGGCGAACAGTCGGCGGTAGACCACGACGACGCGGTCCCGCGAGGGCTCCTTGCCGGGATCGACGTCGCGGCCCAGAACCCCGCGCTCGAGGAAATCGAGCCCGAAGGCCATGTAGATGACCGCGAACGCGGTTGTCGTGAGGACGCCGCCGATGAATCCGCCGCCAGGGAGGTTGTGCCCCTCGACGAACAGCGAGATCGCGACGACCAGAATGATCGGCACGATCACGCGAGCCGTCGTCCGCATGATGACCGTCGTCACTCGTCATCACCTCGCGGCTCTCCGTCGGTATCCCCGTCACCGTCTCGCTCCGTTGCCGGGCCGCCGTCGCTTCGGGTTCCAGTCGCTCCGTTCGGCCCGTCGCCGGCCGAGTCGGCACCTCGTGTGCCGGTTCGGTCGATCCCGCCGCGACCGCGCATGACGACCAGCGTCAGGATCGAGATCGCGGCGAGCGCGACCACGGCGAGTTCGCCGAGGGTGTCGAACCCGCGGAAGTCGACGAGCGTCACGTTGACGATGTTGGTCCCGCCCCCCTCGGGGACGGCCCGCTCGGCGTAGTAGCGGGCGATATTCGTGCTCCCGCCCGGGCGGGCGTCGGTCGTGACCAAAACCGTGATGAAGGCGGTCGCGCCGACCGCCAACGAGACGACGGCGTCGCGGACAACCCTCCCGAGCCCGATCTCGTAGTACTCGGGGATCTCTTCGATCACGAGCAGGAAGATGACGAGCACGAGCGTCTCGACGACGAGCTGGGTCAGCGCCAGGTCGGGCGCACTCGCCAGAATGTAGAAGATGGCGACCATGAATCCGAGGATCGAGAGGGTGAGGACGCCCGCGACGTGAGATTCTGAGAGAACGACCGCGAGCCCGCCGACGACGGCGACGAGCAACACGAGCGCAATGACGGGCGTGACGTCGAGGCCGAGATCGGTCGGGACGATGGCACCCGCCGCGACGAAGCCGGCGAGCGCGAGGGCGCAGGTCGCGCTGAGCGTCCAGGTCGCGTACGTCCGGAGCAGTCCGTTGTGCACCGTCGCGGCGAACTGCCGCCCCTCGTCGGTGAGCCCCTCGACGACGACGTCGTACCACCAGTTCGCGGCGACGGGCGGCACCGCTCGCGGGATCGCGCGGATGCCGTCGTGGAGCCGCCCGTAGGCCGGGAACGCGAGCACGCCGGCGCCGATCGCGACCGCGCTCATCCCCACCGCGGGCGAGTACGACGTCGGGATCCCGACGTGCATCTCGTGGGGATCGACCGCCGTCGCTTCGAGGCCGGCCTGAACGATCACGTCGACGGCCAGTTCGGGATCGACGCTGACGACCGCGGCGAGCAGCGCCAGCAACGCCGGCGGGACGAGCAGCGTTACCGGCGGCCGGTGAACGTGACCGAGTGCGTCAGGGCGGTCGCCGAAGAACAGCGAGAGGAACCGCAGCGAGTACAACACCGTAAAGATGCTCCCGAAGACGGCCACGGCGGGGTAGAGCCAGCCCAGAATCCCGATGTCGTGGTGGTGGCTCGCCTCGACGGCGGCCTCGAAGAGCAGTTCCTTCGAGTAAAAGCCGTTGAACGGCGGGATCCCGGCCATACTGAGCGCAACGACGGTGGTGATCGCCGCCGTCACCGGCAAATCGCGGCGCAATCCGCTGAGCTTCGCGATCTCGCGGGTGCCCGCCTCGTGGGCGACGATCCCGGCCACGAGGAACAGCGCGGCCTTAAACAGCGCGTGGTTGAGAAGGTGGAAGACACCGGTCTCAGCGCCGTAGACTGACGTAAAGCCGAAGCCTGCGATCATCAGTCCGAGGTGGCTCGCCGTCGAATAGGCGAGCAGTTCCTTGATGTCCGTCGATGCGACCGCCATGATCGCACAGATCGTCATCGTCGCCAGGCCGAGCGTCGCGAACAGGAGGAGCCACTCGGCCCCGACGAGCATCGGGCGGACGCGCCCGACGAAGTAGACGCCGACCTTGACCATCGTCGCGGAGTGGAGGAACGCGGAGACGGGTGTCGGGGCCGCCATCGCGTTCGGCAGCCAGAAGTGAACCGGGACCTGAGCGGACTTGGTGCCCGCGCCGACCGCGAGCAGGCCCAAGACCGGCAGGAACAGCCCCCGCTCGCGCAGCGCCGACTGCATCGCATCCGGGCGCTCGAGCATCGCGGCGAGATCGAACGCGGCCCCGGGACCGAGGACGTCGCCGGCGACGACCGATAGCAGGAGGAGGCCGACTAGCAGGAAGAGCCCGCCGCCGACGGTGATGAGCATGGCCATTCGGGCAGCGTACTGCGAGGAGTCGTCGGCGGTGTAGTAGCCGATTAACACGAACGAACAGAGGCTGGTGAGCTCCCAGAAGAGGAAGATCGCGATCAGGTCGGCGGCCAGCGCGACGCCGATGATCGAGCCCATGAAGGCGAGCAGGGCGGCGTAGTACCGGACCAGGCCGGACTGGCCGTGGAGGTACGCCGGCGAGTAGGTAAACACGAGCGCGCCGATGCCACTCGCCAGCAGCGCGAACAGCAGCGCCCAGCCGTCGACGTAGAACCGGAGTGCGATCTCGAGCGAGGGAATCCACTCGAGCGCGACGGTCCCCTCCTCTCCGTACTGGGTGGCAAGCAGTCCGAACGAGAGCAACGCGACGAGCGTCCCGGCGAAACCGGTTCCTTCGCCGAGGACGCGAAACAGTAGCGGCGTGAGGACTGCGGCGACGAACGGCAACGCGACCGCGGCGCCTACCGTCGCCAGGTCGGGAGACATTCGGTATGCCGATGGTAGGGTGAGAACATCCTTAAACGGTAACCCTTCGGACGGCGGCAATACGTGAGTAATCGACAGCGGGCGACCGATCGGCCGCGGACCGCACGCGGTGCGGCGGCGAGCGCGACCGGTCGACGCCGGTGGTAGCGGCGCCCGAGAGTCCGACACGCTTATTCGCGAACGGCGACGAATCACGTGTAGTGAGTACCGAGACGCCCGAACCGACCGAAACCGAAGCGTTCGAGCAGGTCTGCAAGACGCTCGTCGAGCGAATCGTCAACGACGAGATCGAGCGTGACGAGGTCGAGAAGGCCAAGCTCGAGGCCTGTTCGGAGCACTCGGCGCCGAAGGTGCCGAAGAACTCCGAACTGCTGGACTACGCGCCCGACGAGTACCGTGAGGACTTAGAAGCGGTGCTCCGGCGCAAGCCGGTCCGCACGGCCTCCGGCGTCTCCCCGGTCGCGATCATGACCTCGCCCGAGCGGTGTCCCCACGGGAAGTGCCTCTACTGTCCCGGCGGTCCCGACTCGGAGTTCTCCTCCTCGCAGAGTTACACGGGCGAGGAGCCCGCCGCCGCGCGGGGGGTCCAGAACGACTACGATCCCTACGGCCAGGTGACGCTGCGCCTAGAACAGTTGCGCCAGATCGGCCACCCCGTCGACAAGGTCGAACTCATCCTGATGGGCGGGACGATGACCGCTCGAAGCCACGACTACCAGGAGTGGTTCGTAAAGCGGGCCTTAGAGGCGATGAACGACTACGACGTCGACAAGGAACCCGAGCCGGCCGAGGGCGTCAGCTTCGCAGAGGAGCCCGAGGAGTACGAGTGGAAGTATCTCGAAGACGTCATCGCGGAGAACGAGACCGCAGACGTTCGCAACATCGGGACGACGTTCGAGACCAAGCCCGATTGGTGCGATCCGGAGCAGATCGACCGGATGCTCGACCTCGGCGGAACGAAGGTCGAGGTCGGCGTGCAGACGACCTACGAGCGGATCAACCGGGAGATGCACCGCGGCCACGGCGTCCAGGCCTCCGTCGAGGCCAACCAGCGGCTTCGCGATTCGGCGTTCAAGGTCGGCTTCCACATGATGCCCGGACAGCCCGGGATGTCCAAGGAGATGTGTCTGGAGGACTTCCGACGCATTTTCGAGGAGGAGCAGTGGAAGCCGGACTACCTGAAGATCTATCCGACGCTCATCGTCCGCGGCACGGCGACCTACGACTGGTGGCACAAGGGCGAGTACGAGCCCCTCGACAACGACGAGGCCGCTGATCTGGTCGCCGAGATCAAGGACATGATCCCCCGCTACACGCGACTCCAGCGGGTCCAGCGCGACATCCCCGCGGACTTCATCGACGCCGGCGTCTGGAAGTCGAACCTCCGCCAGCTCGCCCGACAGCGCATGGCCGACCACGGCTGGGAGTGCGACTGCATCCGCTGTCGCGAGGCCGGAATGAACGACGAGGAGCCCGAGGACGTCGAACTCGACGTGATGACCTACCAGGCCTGCGGCGGCACGGAACACTTCATCTCGTTCGAGGACTTCGACAAGGACCTGCTGGTCGGCTTCTGTCGGCTCCGGTTCCCGAACGATCCCGTTCGCCCGGAACTCGAAGATGCCGCGCTCGTCCGCGAACTCCACGTCTACGGCTCGGAGGTCGCGGTCGGCGGCGAAGGCGAGACCGACCAGCACCAACACCAGGGCTACGGCCGCCGCCTGATGGACCGCGCGGAGGAACTCGCCGCCGACGCCGGCTACGACAAGGTCAGCGTGATCTCCGGCATCGGCGCCCGGGAGTACTACCGGAACAAGCTCGGCTACCATCAGGACGGGCCGTACGTCAGCAAACGTCTCTGATTCGGCACGCCCGCTCGCCTCGGCCTTCGGTCGTGACGGAATCGTGTAGCTTCCAGTCTCCGATCCCCTCCCCACGGCCATCTTGGGAGTAGCCCGGGACGAAAATTAGACGTTGTTCGCAGCGGTATTCTGTCGCTCAGCGGCCATCGAACCTGCGATCGGCATCCTTCACTGAGCGACCTGCTTTGGTCGCCGTTCGAGACCCGTCAATTCAAGAGTAAGTGTTATGTTTCCGCCATCAAAATGAGGTATAAATGCCTCAGAAGGAATGTACTCACTGCCCGGTCACCGGTCAGACCGGAATGGAGGGGCGGTAGATGGGTTCGAAGAAGCGACGCGAACGAGCGACGGAGTCGTCGGAGACGAAGACGGAGACGGCGACCGAGTCGACGACGGTCCAGCGAACGAGTCACGGGGCGGCGGCACGCTCGACTGAGACGGCCGCGGGCTCGCAGGCACACGCGGTGAATAGCGGCCGGCCTGACGTGGTCGACGTCCACGGACCGAACCCGGACGAGTTGTACGGCGGGAACCCAATGGCAGCGTGCGACATCGGCGGGACTGCGCCGGCACCGACGCCCAGCGAATACAACGTCCAGCGCGCTCTCAATGGGACCGACACGACCAAAGACGAGGTCCCGGACACGGTTCTCGAAGTCCTCGGACAGGGTGGCAAACCGCTCGAGACACCGATCCAACGCGCCCTCGAAGAGGGTCTGGACGCGGATTTCTCGAACGTCCGCATCCACACGGGTGCGACCGCCGCCGAAGCTGCCGACACGATCGACGCGAAGGCGTTCACCTGCGGGAACGACATCGTCTTCAATGCCGGCGAATACGATCCGGAAAGCCCGGAAGGGCAGTTCCTGCTGGCCCACGAGTTGGCCCACGTCCGCCAGCAGACCGGTGCGGCGATCAGCATGATGCCGAAGTCGAATGCCGATCTCGAGATCGATCCCGATCCCCAATTAGAGCGCGAGGCCGACCAGGCGGCTGCGCAGGCAGTGTCCAGTGAGGACCCGCTAACCGTGAATCGGCTTGGGACGGACGTGCACATCCAGCGGATGCCGACCGAGGCGCAACTCGACCAGGCGCGTGCGGAAGTCGAAGAACGCTTCGGTACGAGCGTTTCTGCAAACCCCGAGAGCCTTGCCAAAGAGGTCGAGCGGCTCAGAGCAAACCAAGAAGAGATGATGGAGGTCCTCGTCGAAGCCAAACCAGGGGCAGCCACGGACGGGCCGGACGTCCTCGAGGCAGCGAGCAAAGGACTGGCCGGGGGAGTCACCGGTGCCGTCGTCGGATCGCTTCTCGGACCCGGTGGGACCGCAACTGGGTTCGCCGCCGGACTCGCGAGCAGCGTCGCTACGGACGTCTCGAAAGAGGGGACGGAGTGGCTGCTGGATAACAGTCCTGGCAGTTCCGCCCTCGAACTCGAAGCCAGAATCGAGTCGCTCGAAAAACGGCTCGCTGAATTACGAAACGAACAGCCCTGGCATGATACCAGTGGATTAGTCGAATTCTAATCATGAAGGCAGAAATAAAGAAGGAAACCGAAGACGGATTCGGTCTACTAGTTGTTGATAATAATCGGTCCGAACACAAAATCGGGATTAGATTTGACGGGAGGATTGACGGCCACCTCTGTGATGCTTATGCTGACGATCCGAATCACCGCACCGAAGAAGAGAACGAGCACAACAACCAGGCTCGCCGCTTCGCCAAATACTTCGTCTACGCCGAACGTGGCTACGACATCGTCGAACGCACGGAGAATCCGGATTCCATCGAGGCAGTCCGACAGGCGATTGCCGACCTGTCATCCGACGCTTTCGAGGAGTTTTTCGGTCCGATCCACCAGCAACTCCGGAGCCATCACGATGCGACCGTCGTGCGCCCCCGCGCTTTGCCCGCCGCCGTCCGGTATCCGGACGACGTGATCTACAAGCAGGATCTTTACCTCGGGAGAGACCCCCGCGAGAGTGCGTTCGCAGACACTGCGCGAACGATCGCCGCCGAGACCGGACTCGATCTCGACGACGCCATGCGGCCTCGAGTGCTCGCTGACATTCCATCCCATGACCTCGACCAGTGGCAGGAATTCACCGAGGAGTTGGCTGATGAGATCGACACGGACGCTGTAGACGCCGAACTACAACTCGAAGAGGGGGCCGTCTCGGGCATTCACGTCTCCTATCCGGACCGGAACGGAGAACTCGTTACCGATGACGCCGACGATCCACTCGACCGCCAGCCGGACGCCCGACTCGAACTAGTAACGGCCGATCCTGGGTCTCTCGACGACTTCAAAACGTACCTCGATCACCACCTCAAGTGCCAGGTGCGTGACTGCCTCGTCGGGATGGGCCTGGTCCCGCCCAAGAAGTACCGCGTGCTCGGTCCCGGCAAGTTCATCTACACCCGCCGATACAACCACTACGACATATATCCGGAACTGCACAGCAGTCGTACCGAACCAGAGCGACTGTTTGGGCGAGTGCGGCGCGCACAATCATATTTGTGGAAGCTGATATAAGGACGTTCGAAGACAGTCAAGAGAATTGATATCCTCCCGCCCAGAAGGGCGAGGAGTTCCGCGAGTACGTGGATCATCACCACCGATGTCAGGTGCAGGATTGCTTCGTTGGAATGGGCCTGGTTCCGCCAGAGCCCTATCGCGTCGTCGGCTTCGGGAAGTTCATCTACATCCGTCGATACGATCACTACGATCTTTACCTGCAGTTTCACTTGCGAGACGGGGACCACGAAGCTATCATTCGGTAGTCCGCTCCGGTGAGGACGATCCCGACAATGGAGAGGGGCCAGTTCCTGCCGGCGCACGAACTGCCACGGTCCCAGCAGACTGACGCGGCGACCAGTCACAAGCTATCGAGGGCTCGCTTTTCGTCCCCATCCGAACAGCATCAGTCGGAAGACACGAAAGACAGATAAAAGACCCCGCGCTGTGAATAGACAGATATGGACGTTCCGTACGACCTCACCTCGTACGTTCGGGTGTTGAAATTGGCGGAGACACCCACTACTGAGGAGTTCCTCCAGGTGTCGAAAATCGCTGGTGCGGGCATTTTGTTCGTCGGACTCATCGGGTTCCTCATCGGCGCAATCATGCTGTTCCTGACAGGTGGTGGCCTCTAATGGGCATCTACGCTGTCAAGACGACGGCGAGCCAGGAGCGCACCGTCGCGGACATGATCATCAACCGCGAGGAGCCGGAGATCCACGCGGCGCTCGCACCCGACTCGCTGACGTCGTACGTGATGGTCGAGGCGGACGGCGACGCCGTTCTGAACCGCGTCCTCGAAGATATTCCGCACGCGCGAAGCATCGTCCCCGGCGAGTCCGATATCTCCGAGGTCGAGCACTTCCTCTCGCCCAAGCCGGACGTCGAGGGGATCGCCGAGGGCGACATCGTCGAACTCATCGCCGGTCCGTTCAAGGGTGAGAAGGCGCAGGTCCAGCGCATCGACGAGGGCAAAGACCAGGTGACGGTCGAACTGTACGAGGCGACGGTCCCGATTCCCGTGACGGTGCGGGGCGATCAGATTCGCGTCCTCGACTCCGACGAACGGTAGAGCGTCGAGTCGCTCACCGCGCACGCTACGCGCGGCGAGCGCGTTTCTCCATAGTGGCGTCTTCTCGAACACTGGTGAGTCCGAATTCGGTCGCGCGGTTCGATGGACCGCTCCGCGCTACCGGACCGAGCGTGCGCCGTCTCCGCTGGCCCGGCTATTTACTGCACAATATCTATACAAAAATAAATACTATCCGTACGTCCGTGAAACGATCTCCCGTTCGCGTCACAGACGCGGATGATACCAATGCCATCGAACGGATATCCGAATTCGACGGCGAGGAACAGTGCTTCAACGGACGACGGCTCGGTCTCGAGACGGCGGCTGCTCGGAACCGCGGCGACGGCGGTCGTCACGGGCGCCGGGCTGAGCGCCGCGTCGGGCTCGGCCGCGGCCGAGCCCGACGAAATCATGGAGATCGACTTTCGAGACGGCGTCCCCGACGTCACTGACGCGCCGCAGAACGAAGCCGAAGTCGTGTTCAAGATCCACGGGTACACGAGTTCGTCGGCCAGCGTCGAGCGGGCCGCGACGTTCCGGGACACGGCCAGGGCGGTCGGCTACGACGGCGCCGTCACCGCGGTCACCTGGGACGACAGCGGCCTGCCGTCGTCGGCGATGCAGCGCGCCAGGGACACCGGCGACCCGTTCGCCGTCTGGCTAGCCGACTACACCGACGCGAACCCGTCGACGACGATCCGGCTGCTCGGCCACTCGATGGGCGGTATCGTCCAGTTGGAAACGCTCGCGGCCATCGACGGCGCGTTCACGGTCGCGACGGCCGATAGCATCGGCTCGTTCGCGGCGTCCGACGCGCCCTGCGGGGACGGCGCGTTCTTCGACGCCATTCGAGCCTCTGCCGGGACGGTCCACAACTACTACTCGACGAACGACGGCGTCGCTAGACTGGGGAGCGGCCCGGCAGACTGCGGCGGCTGGTTCGGTGACGGCACCACGCCGGACAACTACGACGACGTCGACGTGAGCGATTCGGTCTCGAATCACTCCGCTTACAGGGCGGAGACCGGCTGCGTGTCCGCGATCGTCGACAATTACTGACGGCGCGCCGTCCGGTTCGCTGACGGCAAGCGACCGGGTTTTACTCCTTCAATACGCGCTGATCGCCGGTCGGTGTCGGAAGCGGACGCCGCCAGGCGGGGACGCCGTGGGCGAGAGCGTGCGCGAATCGATCGTCGAGTTCGTGGAAAAAGACGGCGAGCGGAGAGTAGACGGGCCGGGCGCGCGGACGCCTACCGTTTCAGCTCCGCGGCGATCGTCTGCATGTCCGCGACCGATTCGATCTCGTCGAGCAGCTCTTCGCGTTCGCGGACTTCCTCGGAGCTGGCGCCGTAGGCGCGGACGTACTCGGCGCGGCTGTGTTCGGTGAAGGTGTGGCGGATCGCGAGGTACCCGTCGGGGACGACGGTGCCACAGACTTGACACTCGCGGCGCTGGTGATCCGTCGCCTGGTGGACGACGGCCGACTCGACGTCCTCGAAGACCGATCCGCAGCCGGCGATTCCGCATTCCCAGGCCATTTGATACCGACACTCGATCGGCCGCCCTAATGATCTTTTCGCAGCGACGCGTCTCGGCCGGCGCGGTGGGCGCCGACAGTCGTCGATTTCCAGGGCTAACGGCCGTTCGTCGCGATCGACCCGGAGCGGCCGGTCGTGCCGGTCGCCGACGTGATCGAGGCCGCCGTCGAGTAGCCACCAAATCAGAATTCATAACTCGACTGTACCGAAACTACCGCTCGTGACCGATGGAGACGGAGGCGGCGAAGCGCCGTTCCGAGTTGACTGCCACGTGAAGGTCCTCGACGACCGCATCGTCGAGCGGGCCAGGCGGGCCGGCCTCGACGCGATCGTCTACGCGCCCCACTTCACCCGCCTGCCGGAGATCCGCGAGCGAGCGGCGGCCTACTCCAGCGAGGACCTGCTGGTGATCCCCGCCCGCGAGGTCTTTACCGGCTCGTGGC is a window of Natrinema salifodinae DNA encoding:
- a CDS encoding sodium:proton antiporter, with protein sequence MTAIVLAAAVGALFALGTFLLLRRDLIRVVWGLAIISQAANVYLLAMGGIAPATAESVPVLAGHGDHVPETADPLVQALVLTAIVIGFGMTAFALVLSYRVYEEHDTLDVTDLGDHE
- a CDS encoding MnhB domain-containing protein — its product is MTTVIMRTTARVIVPIILVVAISLFVEGHNLPGGGFIGGVLTTTAFAVIYMAFGLDFLERGVLGRDVDPGKEPSRDRVVVVYRRLFAYGFAIAVASGLAPLVFDRPFLSQTFVILEGLPIYDHLEVASALAFDFGVYCVVVGGLLTILSVVGAE
- the mbhE gene encoding hydrogen gas-evolving membrane-bound hydrogenase subunit E, with amino-acid sequence MSPDLATVGAAVALPFVAAVLTPLLFRVLGEGTGFAGTLVALLSFGLLATQYGEEGTVALEWIPSLEIALRFYVDGWALLFALLASGIGALVFTYSPAYLHGQSGLVRYYAALLAFMGSIIGVALAADLIAIFLFWELTSLCSFVLIGYYTADDSSQYAARMAMLITVGGGLFLLVGLLLLSVVAGDVLGPGAAFDLAAMLERPDAMQSALRERGLFLPVLGLLAVGAGTKSAQVPVHFWLPNAMAAPTPVSAFLHSATMVKVGVYFVGRVRPMLVGAEWLLLFATLGLATMTICAIMAVASTDIKELLAYSTASHLGLMIAGFGFTSVYGAETGVFHLLNHALFKAALFLVAGIVAHEAGTREIAKLSGLRRDLPVTAAITTVVALSMAGIPPFNGFYSKELLFEAAVEASHHHDIGILGWLYPAVAVFGSIFTVLYSLRFLSLFFGDRPDALGHVHRPPVTLLVPPALLALLAAVVSVDPELAVDVIVQAGLEATAVDPHEMHVGIPTSYSPAVGMSAVAIGAGVLAFPAYGRLHDGIRAIPRAVPPVAANWWYDVVVEGLTDEGRQFAATVHNGLLRTYATWTLSATCALALAGFVAAGAIVPTDLGLDVTPVIALVLLVAVVGGLAVVLSESHVAGVLTLSILGFMVAIFYILASAPDLALTQLVVETLVLVIFLLVIEEIPEYYEIGLGRVVRDAVVSLAVGATAFITVLVTTDARPGGSTNIARYYAERAVPEGGGTNIVNVTLVDFRGFDTLGELAVVALAAISILTLVVMRGRGGIDRTGTRGADSAGDGPNGATGTRSDGGPATERDGDGDTDGEPRGDDE
- a CDS encoding tRNA uridine(34) 5-carboxymethylaminomethyl modification radical SAM/GNAT enzyme Elp3, with product MSTETPEPTETEAFEQVCKTLVERIVNDEIERDEVEKAKLEACSEHSAPKVPKNSELLDYAPDEYREDLEAVLRRKPVRTASGVSPVAIMTSPERCPHGKCLYCPGGPDSEFSSSQSYTGEEPAAARGVQNDYDPYGQVTLRLEQLRQIGHPVDKVELILMGGTMTARSHDYQEWFVKRALEAMNDYDVDKEPEPAEGVSFAEEPEEYEWKYLEDVIAENETADVRNIGTTFETKPDWCDPEQIDRMLDLGGTKVEVGVQTTYERINREMHRGHGVQASVEANQRLRDSAFKVGFHMMPGQPGMSKEMCLEDFRRIFEEEQWKPDYLKIYPTLIVRGTATYDWWHKGEYEPLDNDEAADLVAEIKDMIPRYTRLQRVQRDIPADFIDAGVWKSNLRQLARQRMADHGWECDCIRCREAGMNDEEPEDVELDVMTYQACGGTEHFISFEDFDKDLLVGFCRLRFPNDPVRPELEDAALVRELHVYGSEVAVGGEGETDQHQHQGYGRRLMDRAEELAADAGYDKVSVISGIGAREYYRNKLGYHQDGPYVSKRL
- a CDS encoding eCIS core domain-containing protein, translating into MAACDIGGTAPAPTPSEYNVQRALNGTDTTKDEVPDTVLEVLGQGGKPLETPIQRALEEGLDADFSNVRIHTGATAAEAADTIDAKAFTCGNDIVFNAGEYDPESPEGQFLLAHELAHVRQQTGAAISMMPKSNADLEIDPDPQLEREADQAAAQAVSSEDPLTVNRLGTDVHIQRMPTEAQLDQARAEVEERFGTSVSANPESLAKEVERLRANQEEMMEVLVEAKPGAATDGPDVLEAASKGLAGGVTGAVVGSLLGPGGTATGFAAGLASSVATDVSKEGTEWLLDNSPGSSALELEARIESLEKRLAELRNEQPWHDTSGLVEF
- a CDS encoding peptidoglycan binding domain-containing protein → MKAEIKKETEDGFGLLVVDNNRSEHKIGIRFDGRIDGHLCDAYADDPNHRTEEENEHNNQARRFAKYFVYAERGYDIVERTENPDSIEAVRQAIADLSSDAFEEFFGPIHQQLRSHHDATVVRPRALPAAVRYPDDVIYKQDLYLGRDPRESAFADTARTIAAETGLDLDDAMRPRVLADIPSHDLDQWQEFTEELADEIDTDAVDAELQLEEGAVSGIHVSYPDRNGELVTDDADDPLDRQPDARLELVTADPGSLDDFKTYLDHHLKCQVRDCLVGMGLVPPKKYRVLGPGKFIYTRRYNHYDIYPELHSSRTEPERLFGRVRRAQSYLWKLI
- a CDS encoding protein translocase SEC61 complex subunit gamma, yielding MDVPYDLTSYVRVLKLAETPTTEEFLQVSKIAGAGILFVGLIGFLIGAIMLFLTGGGL
- a CDS encoding transcription elongation factor Spt5, translating into MGIYAVKTTASQERTVADMIINREEPEIHAALAPDSLTSYVMVEADGDAVLNRVLEDIPHARSIVPGESDISEVEHFLSPKPDVEGIAEGDIVELIAGPFKGEKAQVQRIDEGKDQVTVELYEATVPIPVTVRGDQIRVLDSDER
- a CDS encoding lipase family protein, yielding MPSNGYPNSTARNSASTDDGSVSRRRLLGTAATAVVTGAGLSAASGSAAAEPDEIMEIDFRDGVPDVTDAPQNEAEVVFKIHGYTSSSASVERAATFRDTARAVGYDGAVTAVTWDDSGLPSSAMQRARDTGDPFAVWLADYTDANPSTTIRLLGHSMGGIVQLETLAAIDGAFTVATADSIGSFAASDAPCGDGAFFDAIRASAGTVHNYYSTNDGVARLGSGPADCGGWFGDGTTPDNYDDVDVSDSVSNHSAYRAETGCVSAIVDNY
- a CDS encoding DUF7565 family protein — protein: MAWECGIAGCGSVFEDVESAVVHQATDHQRRECQVCGTVVPDGYLAIRHTFTEHSRAEYVRAYGASSEEVREREELLDEIESVADMQTIAAELKR